AAGATGCGTGCAGCCCTGGGTCTGCTTTGCTCTACGAAagccccctcccccagccccctcccagcACAGATCCCAGTGGCTCCGGGGAGCAGAGAAGTGGGCTTTCCAGTGGAGGCCACGCATGACGCCCTGTTTGATCTCTTTATGGTTTTCTAGCGTCTGCTGGTCTGACCGAGGAGCAGAAGGAATTCCAAAAAGTGGCCCTTGATTTTGCTACCAAAGAGATGGCACCTCACATGGCTGAGTGGGATGAAAAGGTACGGCAGCCTCGGAAGGGTTGTTCCACTCACTCTCCTCCCATCGGATGTTATTGCCCCTGGTCCCATCAGAGTGGTCCCTGCAGTAACTTCTCAGGGCTGTGATGACAGCAGTAGGGATTTATTTGAAGATGCTGCTAGTGGGAACCCATCAGAAATTCCCTTAAAGCCTTCCTAAGCAGCTCATTCATCTGGAAGCTTGAATTTGCTCCTGAAAATGGTGTGAATCTGTCTAGGTAACCGCTTAGCTTTTAGCCAATCCAATTAACTTAAACAATGCAGCAGTTTGGAGCTGAGCTTGGTGGCCGCGGTGTGCCAGAACTTCATCATGGACGTTCACTTTCGATGTCTCTGCCTGTTCCAATAGGAAATATTCCCCGTGGAAACAATGCGAAAGGCAGCCCGGCTGGGATTTGGTGGCATCTACGTGAAACCCGATGTGGGTGGCTCTGGATTGTCACGTCTTGATACCTCCATCATCTTTGAAGCCTTATCGACAGGATGTACCAGCACCACTGCCTATATGAGCATCCACAAGtgagtgcagcagcagaggggcggaTGGGGTCAGGCTGGCTGAGAAACACAGTTGTTCTTTGGGCTCTGCGTCCAGAGACAGCTCTCCTGGTGCTCACTTGGAGTTGGGAGCCCAATTAGGCACGTCCCTGCCAGGATCCCTTGACTGCAGTAAACAAATAGGCTCCAAAAACCAAGATGCCACCAAGAAGTAATTTTAGCTTCATGGCATGCAGGATGGGATTAAGTTCAggattttgtttcctgctcATCCACTTAAGCTGTCTATAGATAGCAACCTGTctgcaaaaagcttttttttttcccttcagctgtACTGTGGCAGTGCCCACAGGCACCAGCTGATGCCAGGGCCCTATCCTGCTTATACAGACCTGTTCAGGGAAGGGCTCACTTTGCACAATAGGGCTTGGTGCTGAGGGAAACGCTGAGGCTGTTAAATAGGATTGTGCTGTTCCACAAGGCAGCAAGTCTGGTGTGAATAGAAGGTGATGCCCTTCTTCCCAGCTTCTCTGGTGTGTAATTTTGCTCCCTTTCAGTGTGCCTGGGGCAGGTGAAGCGGGGCTGCCTCCTGGGCTATTTTAGATTAACTGCAGCAGGGGTGGAACAATGAGCTTACAAGCCTCAGTGCTTTTGTGGAGCTTTGTTCTGTTGAGTCAGGAATGTTCTTGTATGACCCACCTTCCTTCTAGGGCTGTGTTCACATGCACACACTGTAATGCTGCTCCttctctcctgctccagcatgtGTGCTTGGATGATTGACACCTTTGGCAACGAGGAACAGAGGCACAGGTTCTGCCCATCGCTCTGTAGCATGGAGAAATTTGCTTCTTACTGCCTTACTGAGCCAGGTGAGCATTTTCAAACCAAATCTTTTCCCCTCCCTCACTCCTAGCGTGGTTTTACTGGATGTGAACGTTGCATGGAGCTAGAggtgaaatgtttcttttcacattCTCCTGTGCAATCACCAGAAGTTCAGAAGGGGCAGTTGATAGTTGATGACTACTCGTGGTACAGACCCAAGTGGTTTTGGGTATGATTCCCAGAACAGTTTACAGTCTCTGTCTTCAAAGATCTCCTGCTTCATTGGCTGCTCCCTTACCTCCCAAATAGGAAGTGGAAGTGATGCGGCTTCCCTGCTGACCTCAGCTAAGAGGAAAGGGGACACCTATGTCCTGAATGGCTCCAAGGTACCTCTTTGCTCCTCTTAAAGCTGCTGGATGGCACCGCATGCATGAAGGGTCCTGGGTCTCACCATCCTATTCATTTCCTACTGTATCCTCATCTCTGTCTGTTCCCCATGGTGTGGCATCCTCTGCAGGGCATGCCCCAGAGCTTAGCACAGTTGGGCTCCTAAATGCCTCCTGGCAGTGGAGTCTTTGTCCCTCCACTTCACCCCTCCATCTTTGGACCCCGGCTATTGCTGCAGGCCCCGAGTTAGCATACAATAGCCCACCCTTTGCTCTTGTGACTTTCTGCAGGCTTTCATCAGTGGAGGGGGTGACACGGATGTATACGTGGTTATGTGTCGCACAGGAGGCCCAGGCCCCAAGGGCATCTCCTGCGTGGTGCTGGAGAAGGGGACACCAGGTCTCAGCTTCggcaagaaagagaagaaggtaAGAgccttgctttttatttcctgtgtaCTTGAGGGAGGTGCAGGACAGAGATGAGCTCATCTGCAAAGCACCAGGCATCTTTTGTTGAATGGGACCTCCTGGGATGTTTTTTCCAAGCCACGTCCAATTTTGGTGAAGTTTTCACAATAACATTCGCTTCGCTAAATGAAGGATTTTAATCTCAGAAATGCTCTGCTCAAACACACGCGCTCGAATTTCTAGCTCAGCACACTGACACCAAACCACACGCTCTGAGGTGCtcttgcagcagctcagcaatgAGATCAGGGGGTTGAGAGCAGGCTGagcatttctctgctgtgagaTGGATGCATGCTGCTCCCCAAGCAGTTTGGAAAGTactctggttttttttttccccaggtggGGTGGAACTCCCAGCCAACTCGGGCTGTGATTTTTGAGGACTGTGTTGTTCCTGTTGGCAACCGGCTGGGAGCTGAAGGGCAGGGCTTCAGCATTGCCATGAAGGGACTGAATGGAGGCAGGATAAACATTGGTAAGAAAGACAGCAGAGAGACAAGAGGGAAGGGCAGGGTCACGCTGCTGACTGTCTCCATTAGCTTCATGTTCACCCtgtattctcattttctctcacCAGCTTCTTGCTCATTAGGAGCTGCTCATGCCTCTGTTCTTCTGGCTCAGGAACATCTCACTGTCCGCAAACAGTTTGGGGAACCCCTAGCAAGCAACCAGGTAAGCTGTCTACCAGATTTGCTCTCTGTAAGCTGTTCTTTGTCTGATTCTGGCTGAACAAACAGTTGGAGGGAGTAGTTCTCAGTGTGTCAAAGGTAAATCGGAAGGGAGATCAGAGATCAAAGTCAGGAACGTGATTTTCCGTGGTAAGAAAGCATGTCAGGCATGAGACCTGCCTTGCTGACCCCATTTTTCCCttgtgctgcctgctggcagtACCTGCAGTTCAGGCTGGCGGAGATGGCGACGCGCCTGGTGGCTGCACGGCTCATGGTACGCAACGCTGCACAGGCTCTGCAGGAGGGACGGGAAGATGCAGCCGTGCTGTGCTCCATGGCCAAGCTGTTTGCTACTGATGAATGCTTTGCGGTAGGTTACTCAAAGCTCATTTGGCATCTTAATTGGAATCTTGGAGACCTCACTCAGTGCCCAGAATCTCAGAAAGAGGTTTGACGCTGTAGGCAACCAGACCCGGAGCCAGAAGCCTCGTTTCAGGACCAGGATGCTTTATGGGACAGAATTCTGCACCCTGTGGAGGCTGCAGTATTTGCGTCTCCACAGTTCAGGTCTCCTGGCTTCTAGGGCTTTCTACACAACTTTCTAAAGGACCAAGCAAGGACACAAGATAGGCAGCagagcattttcattttcaaattgtaatACACCTGTTACGTGCTGATAACTCCTAGGTAGCAAGTGGTCTCTCCTAGACCACTCAGAAATCAATCAATCATTATCACAAAATGTccctgaaaagagaaagcaagaagagCTGTGTGCCATGACACTTCTTAGATTAGTGTCATATAGACATATGTTCTCAGCACTCTGCATGTTTGCTGCCTGTTATGTTGTACGTCTCGAGTTGATAGATAGTGATACGTGGAGTCACATTTCAATAGAAATCAAAGCCTCGAGCAGGTTCCTCAGCTGACTGGCCGCTAGGTGGTGATCTGGCGTTTTGGTTTTTCTCCCACTAGCATCATGGAAATGCAGCAAAAGCTGCCTTTGTTAAGTAAAGCCTTTCTTGGTTATTATATGCTATGTTGTTCACATAAATGCACCATTAATGTGAAGCAGCCGTTAGGTAACATGATagcactgacagcagcattGATGGGAACCGAAAGCTCCTCGCTGTCACACCAGGCTGTTAAGAGATGAGATTAGGTGACcggaaaaaaagaaatgagccCAGGTTCCTGGTTTCTTACCGTGCTTCTGTCGCTGACTTGTCCTCAACACCATGCAAGCcacttcagcagcactgctgtcttCTTAGATCTGTAACCAGGCTCTACAGATGCACGGGGGCTATGGCTACCTGAAGGACTATGCGGTGCAGCAGTTTGTGCGAGACGTCAGAGTCCACCAGATCCTGGAAGGTAAAAGACGCTGTTACTAGCAGGGATTTGGCTATGCACCAAGAAAGAACAGGCCTTCCAGGCCTCGCCACATGACTGATTCTAAGGTTTCAGTTTTGCCCGGAGCTTGAACTGTCCCTGGATATCACATGCAGGCATCCCCCGGCCAAGAGCTCTTTGTGTAAAATCTCCAGCTCTCTGGAGAATTTACCATGTGCTTGAAGGGTCTTACAGCAGGGGAGATCTCTGTCATGTTAGCGATGCCTCTATCCAGTTTTATCTGATTACTCCCACAGACATGTGCTGACGTTCCCCAGCAGTTCCCATTTAGTCTTTGGCATTCTCTACCAGTGTTTGGGCACAACTGCGTGTGCAGTGGCCTTTTCTAATCCCAGTTTGACTTCCTTACcgttttgttttcccttctttgaaACCCATTCACGTAAAACCAAGGCACCTCGTAGGGATATAAGCTTTCCTGTGCCTTCTGTGTGTTGTATATGTGTCACGTAGCAAAGCAGTGAACTCAGCTGTTGACATAGATCCTGTGCAGCGCAGTGTTTGGTGCCCTGTCAGTGCccaaataaaaagcacaagTGTTTCTGAAGCCTTTCCTGAGCAACGTGTTCGCACTTCGCAGTTGTATTTCAGCCTGATACCTCAGAAATGCCACCTCAAGTGCTCCCCCCGGGGAGAGGTTTTCTGTACTGTAGTCTGCAGATCAGGGAAGAACTTTGTGCGCCCTCACTGGGTGCAGAATTGGACCATCCCTTAACTGTCTTTTGCACCCTTGACCCACTGCAGGTACCAACGAGGTGATGCGGATGATCGTGGCCAGGAGCCTGTTACAGGGGTGAAGCCAGGAGCTCACCTCCAGGCACGGTCTGTTTCCCTGGGAGCggagagcaggaggaagcagtCTGCCTGCCTTACGGGGAGCGGAGCGCAGCTGGATGCCACCCACACGCAgccacagctgtgctctgtgcctggCAGAGTGCTGTGTGCCCCGAAGATGTGAATCACAGCTCCCAGCAAGAGCCTCTGTCCCCAGATCGTGGCCGCGGGCTGCCTGCCACCCATCCTTCCTGCAAGGAGAAGGTCCTGTCTGCGAGCGGCGACACAGGAGcttcaggcagagctggaggcgCAGCCTGACCGCCCGGAACCATTCTCCTACCAATTAAACCTTCATTCAAAGGAACCAATTGCTCTGCTTAAAGACCTTTCGTCCCGGATGCGAGAGGCAGCGCTGCGGTCCAGCTAACCGCGAGCACCGCACTGACCCAGAGCAGCAGCGTGTACCGAGGAACTCCTGCTGATCCGAGGCACTCCATTCCCAGCACACTGCCCTGGGCCGCTCTGCTCCCCGCTGCAGCCcgtccctgcagcacagagcgcCCAGCAGCGCCGCGCCCTCTCGGATCCGAGCTCCCGCTGCCTTCGGGTGGGGGCAGTACAAACGTTGGTCGATCCAATCCCTTCCTCACAGTTGGAATCAGTAAAGCGATGATTGTTAAATTTGATAAAAGCTGTGATCGTTTTCTGGCGCAACGAGAGGTAAGCCTGCGAGCTGCTGGCTTGTCAGGTTACGGGGCCTCCCCTCACCCGGCAGCGAGGCCGTGGGACCCCGGGTGCGGGGCGGTGACCTCGACCCGGCGGCGGGAAGCTGAGCTCCCCCCGGTACCCGGCGGGGCCGCAGGCCCAACCCCGCCGCCTGACTGAGTGCGGCCCGCTGCGCCGCGCGGCCTCGCCCCACCCGGAGGGCGGGCCAATCGGCAGCGTCGCTCAGGGAACGGGGCGGGGCTCGGCGGAGCGCAGCCAATGGCGAGCGAGCGGCNNNNNNNNNNNNNNNNNNNNNNNNNNNNNNNNNNNNNNNNNNNNNNNNNNNNNNNNNNNNNNNNNNNNNNNNNNNNNNNNNNNNNNNNNNNNNNNNNNNNNNNNNNNNNNNNNNNNNNNNNNNNNNNNNNNNNNNNNNNNNNNNNNNNNNNNNNNTGGCCGTGCGGagggcggcggcagcggcggtTCGGGGGCGTCGCGCTGCTCCTCCTcgtgctgtggctgctggcacGCAGGTGAGAGccgccgcggccccgccgctcGGAGCGAGGGTCGGTGCGAGGGGCCGGGTGAAGCGCGGccgggggcgggcggggccgAGCAATGAGGGTTTGggtaggcaaaaaaaaaaaaaaaaaaaaaaaaaaaaaaaaaagaacgaaaAATCGCCAATTTGTCTCCGGTACGGGGAGCTGCGCCCTAACCGCGCATCGGCCCCGGGTTCGGGGCCACCTGCGGCCGAGCTGAGAGCACCTGAGCCCGCAGGAGcggggagctgctggcagggagagCGCACGTGAACTTTGTGCGGCACCGGGCAGAATTGGCTGCTGGTTTGTGGGCGCCCAGGGGCGGGGGAATCAAAGGAGAGTCTGTGGTCATCGCGGTGCTCACCGGCTCTTAGGTGCTCGCCCGGTGGAATGGGCTTTAAAGAAATGCCCTGGTAAATTACAGCCCTTTGTCGTGTGCCGTAAGAGCGCTGGGTACAGAGGGCTTGCTGCGGTGGGGTGGGCCACCCTTTGACCTCACGTATTGCATCAGAGCGGCGGTGGACGGGACCTCTGCGCATCGCTGTGACGGCCACAGCCCGCCTGGCCACGTGTGTGCGTGTCACCGCAAACCCGTGTGTGTCACCGCAAACCCGCGTGTGTCACCACAAACCCGTGCGTGGTAGGAGCGCGGGCGCCCATCTCCTGTAAGAGTGAATCCGTTGGAAAGCACTCGTTGGCACGGAGCGTTTCCCCGTGGCTCAGCTCACCTGAGAGCGAAGCGCTGCTGCTCACCGCGCCGTGGGCACGCGGCACTGCGAAGTGGCGAAGGCAGCTGGAAGCTTTCACTTTTCTGGAGGCAAAAGAAGCCCGAAATAAACAGCAAATTCCTCTTGGGCAGCTCTAAGTAGCACTTAGGGATTAGCTGTAAAGTCCTTTGTCCTCTGAAGCGCTTCCTTTAGCGTTGCCGAAGACAGCTCCTAGCCCATGTGCTTTATTCCGCAGTTCTGActttcttttccatcatttttctcCCCATTCTGAGCGCGTGGTGTAGGGCATAGCAACTCTCCATCCCATCCGTGGTGCAGAGGGGACCTGGGCCCTCCCAGTCCTCGTTGGTGACAGAAGCCAGTGGagctgggaggtgggaggctTGGTGGGAACTTGCCGGCCAAGTTATGGCCAGGGTTAAGAAGATGAGCTCAAGTgattagtttatttttatctgGCCACGTATGCTTCCTGAGCGCTGTGTTCCTTCTGCCGCCGGCGGCACCGTTTGCATCAGCGCCGTGTGCAGGTGTAATTCAGGGCTTTATCTGGCTCAGGAACAGATTCGAAGCGTACTTTTTTCCAAAATTGGAGCTTTACGTCACCTGACCCTTCGGGCTTTCTGCCTCGGGCTCCCCACCGACCCGTGCCATAGGTTCTGCTGCTGGTGAAACTCGCAGTGATTccctggggcagtgctgctgcttcccagccttGAGCCGTCATTCTCTGGCTGTGCTCAGCTTCTGGTGTAAGTGGGCATTTCTGATCCTGTTCCTGTTCGGGCAGTCACCCTTTAAATATGACAGTCATGCATTTTGTGCTCGTTTCTCCTCCTCGCAGCTGCACTGCCTACAGAAGCATAGTTCTGCTGTTCCTGTACCACCTTCTGAATGGGATACATGACTATGTCTTTGCTCAACGCTGTTTTCTGTAGATGATTTGATAAATGCACAAATGCTCATTGACTGAAGGCAGTGAATTCTAACCTAGCCTTGCTTTTCCAGGTATTACCCATGCCTGCCGCCTGTTGTTTCAGAGCCCTGTGAGAATGCTGTTGTACACAGGTACTCTGTGCTtgccagccagccctgccatACGTGGGAAGCCTTAGATTTAGTTCCTTGTAGTGTCCCTGTCTCGTGCTGGAGGACAGGTAATGGCTGCAGGCTCCTGGGCAGTAATCCCTGTAAGCTGCGAGCTCTGAAAGCCCTCACCCTCTGCTAACACCCGCTCTACACTTAGTATAGAACACAGCCAGAGGCTTGGGCGTTTCCCTCTCTGAATGTgacatttctctgaaatgtgCGGGTCGCTGTTTTCTTGAGACTGGAATTCATTTCTTGCATCTGGTTGTGATGGTGTCTCAGCGGAACAAGCTTCCATTGTCCAGCTCTGTTGTGTATTCATTGTGGAACTGGGGTGGTCTGATAGAGGCACTGTAGCTGCTTTGGATCTGGACCAGCTGATAAGACTGTTTTCTTGACTTGGCCAAAATGAACCGGGGAGCAGTGCAAGGCAATAGGAAGTAGTTTCCTGCATGCAGGAACTGATCTGAATGGAGCTGTGACAGCATGAGTGTTGCAGCTGGTAAGTGCTTTGGAACCCCCTGTCTCATTTGGTCTGGTTCTTTTGGCAAATAAATTATTAACGAATTGGTGTAAGCAGGAATGCAGGTGGACGTTAGTTTGCGATGACAGCAGACACAGTCTTTCCTGAGTGATGAATTGAATCCGGTGTCTCTCTTTAAATTGAGGGGGTGACGCGACCGATCTCTTGTAGGAGGACCTGCTCCTTTGCCGGGGGCTGGGCGCTCACCTCTCCCCCTTTCTCTTCCAGGTTTAACTGGAGTGAGCTGGTCCCGCTGCGGCTGTGGGGCAGGACGCTGGGCCTGCAGACAGAGCGCTCGCAGTTCCTGCTGGAGGGGATGCCCTTCCGCATCTATGGAGGTTCGATGCACTATTTCCGAGTCCCCAGGGATTACTGGGAAGATCGCATGCTTAAGATGAAGGCATGCGGCTTGAACACCCTCACAACGTAAGTGTCCTCGCTCTTATCCCTGGGACGCGTGCCTCACGGCCCTGATGGCTGCTGGGGACGTGGTGGCACGTGGCGATGCCTGTTGGTACTTGTGGATGTGGCAAAAGATGACTTCCTTGTCCTGCCCCCTCCTTTGGCATCTGTCTGTGGTTTACACAGCTGCAGTGTCTTTAAATTTAGATTTTCACTTAAATGTAGGCAGTAACTGCTATTGCTCTGCCTATCGCACCACGTTTTACGGTCTTGAGAAACTCAGGTACTGCAGAGTACAGGAAAACAGTGTAGCAAGGAAAGGGCTCGTGAGATAAAGGAAAGAGGCGCAGATCATATTTAAGTGGGGACTTTGTAATGCGTACATTCTGTAATCTCTGAATCTGTAACTAAGAAATGGAGTgcacagctttttctttttctgttcttcacaaaCACAGTGCTTCGCTGTCACTGCCCTAACTTTGCCTTCCAGGTACGTGCCGTGGAACCTTCACGAACAAACACGAGGGAAGTTTGACTTCAGTGAGAACCTGGATCTAGAGTATGTGGTACTAATATTATCATTCAGTACTGAGGGGAGGGTGTGCGTGTTGGTCCCAGGTGAAGATTGCATTTCCAGCTTCTAAAGCAAAGCCTGTGCCTTGGGCTGGTGATGGAGACCCTCGCTTCTTCCCCTGCTTCCCAGAGCCCTGGGAGCTTACAAGTTTAGCATCAATCCAGTATGATTACTTCATCCAGCAATTTCTTTCTGGTTCTGGTAGTTACATTTTCATGGTGATTGGTGTATTAGGAGTGCACGGAGGAGGGATTCTCCAGTCAGACACTAATTGCATTGTCTGGATATCTAGGGCCTTCCTTTCCCTGGCCGCTAAGAATGGGCTGTGGGTGATTCTGCGTCCAGGACCTTACATCTGCTCAGAGTGGGACCTTGGTGGTCTGCCCAGGTAAGTGCAGGTGAATGCTCATCGTGTTGTTGAACTCTCCTGTGGAATACAGTTAGTAAGCCTGGAAACGAAatcctttcaatttttttgGTGGGGGGAGGAATTATGTTGTTAAACAATAGCTGTTATGACATAACGGttacagcaagaaaacagaattgagGAAACCCATCTTCCTTGCTATTGCAACTTGGCTGTCTTCATAAtagaaacagcagcatttgcagcTTGAGGTAAGAATTTGCTTCATCTCAGGACCATTCTAAAAGTCCTGCTGGAACGTGTGTGTGGTCTGGCTTGCCGTGATAAAGTCCTATAACTTCTCCAAACTCCTGCTGTATTTTCTCCTAAAGCACACAGCTTGTTGGTAGGAGCCTttgggagctgagctgagcacGTCAGTGCTGAGACTTGCTTGGTTACTGGATCCCAGTGGAACCAGTGCCTGGTTACATAccacttgttttccttcagtagaAACACGTGACAAAATTTggagattatttctttcagtcttttatttatttctcttttcaaaatgcCTTTTGCAGCCCGCGTGGTTCAGGTGCAGAGCTTTGAAGGTGATTTTTGTGAGCCCGCTGATCTGGATTTCTTTCCTACCTCTGAAAGCACAATTCACTGATGCCCTTTGCAGAGGCAAGGGAGGTGCAATCCTACTCTGCTTATACTGTTACAGCAGTACATCGTTCTGCTCTTAGATTGGCTGTTTCTGTGTTAACCCCCAAACAGCCAACTAAATCTTGTAAATCAGCAGCAGAGACCATGGGAACAATTACTGGAACCATTGATTTGAATGATGATTGGGGTTTTATGAGAGAGCACTTAGCTGTAGGGTGCCCTTGGGGATGCGGGGAATTCTGGAGTAACCTTTAGCGTGATAAGCTCACCCTTTTGTACATGTTCATTTGCTCTTGAATAATCTCCACTGAAGTCGTCACTGACGCTGTTGCAAATAGCACATGAAGAGCAAGCAGGATTGTTTTGCCTTCTGTGTTATCTTCATGTAAGCCCCTGCTGCAGTAACTTTGTTTCTGCAGTCATGTTGCTGACGATGAAAGCACCTGCCATAACGTTCAGGGTTTAGTTTGTGTGCAAGTAGAAAAGCTTCCTTTGCCTGGCAGTCTGAGTGTGTTTTGGTTGGGCAGAGGGCTTAAGAGAGAACCGAATTAACCACAGATTACATCATTAGGTGGCTCCCTGTGTTGCCCACACCTGCACTGAGGGCTTAGCCAAGTGACGCAGGAGGATCTGCTATTCCTGCCTAATTGTGACTTACTGCCAGCGAGCAGTGTTCCTTCTAGCAGTCTGGACTTGTCGTGAGGATTTAACAGATcctgtttgctgcttttctcgTAGTTGGCTGCTGCAGGACCCAGAGATGCAGCTGAGAACAACATACAAGGGTTTCACAGAAGCGGTGGATGCCTATTTTGATCATCTAATGCCTATCGTAGTCCCTCTTCAGGCAAGTACAATCCATTGGCCCTCTGTACACAGATGGGTGTTGGGCTGTGTAACAGCAGCAGGTCAAAGCAGTGACAAATCTACCAGCTTCACTTGGGGcctgctgtcagctgcagtTGCCCCtgtcagctctgcagtgcaagGCATTCGGTTGTGCTGTGTAGACTCTGGGAGGGTTGCACAGATGCGTGCATCTTTTCTGtaagccagcactgctgcagttttGGTCCTTCTGGTTAGAAATGGCAGTGAACATCTCCCTTTTGTT
The DNA window shown above is from Numida meleagris isolate 19003 breed g44 Domestic line chromosome 23, NumMel1.0, whole genome shotgun sequence and carries:
- the ACAD8 gene encoding isobutyryl-CoA dehydrogenase, mitochondrial, with translation MQKRHRPGGSPPAAANAGGPAPRTTAPGCRRGAAPRTAMAWRAAPRRFAAPLLLRRRGIASCIDPSAGLTEEQKEFQKVALDFATKEMAPHMAEWDEKEIFPVETMRKAARLGFGGIYVKPDVGGSGLSRLDTSIIFEALSTGCTSTTAYMSIHNMCAWMIDTFGNEEQRHRFCPSLCSMEKFASYCLTEPGSGSDAASLLTSAKRKGDTYVLNGSKAFISGGGDTDVYVVMCRTGGPGPKGISCVVLEKGTPGLSFGKKEKKVGWNSQPTRAVIFEDCVVPVGNRLGAEGQGFSIAMKGLNGGRINIASCSLGAAHASVLLAQEHLTVRKQFGEPLASNQYLQFRLAEMATRLVAARLMVRNAAQALQEGREDAAVLCSMAKLFATDECFAICNQALQMHGGYGYLKDYAVQQFVRDVRVHQILEGTNEVMRMIVARSLLQG